The following are encoded together in the Mycobacteriales bacterium genome:
- the rsfS gene encoding ribosome silencing factor encodes MTAAPRSIELAEAAVSAAADKLATDLSIIDVSDRLVITDCFVLAAASNERQVKAVVDAVEERLQSFGVKPVRREGEREGRWVLLDFVDVVVHVQHSEERTYYSLERLWKDCPTLPLPADALPPAS; translated from the coding sequence TTGACCGCAGCACCCCGCAGCATCGAGCTGGCTGAAGCCGCCGTGAGCGCCGCCGCCGACAAGCTAGCGACCGACCTTTCCATCATCGACGTCAGTGACCGGCTCGTGATCACCGACTGCTTCGTGCTGGCGGCCGCGTCCAACGAGCGTCAGGTGAAGGCGGTCGTGGACGCGGTCGAGGAACGGCTGCAGAGCTTCGGCGTGAAGCCGGTACGCCGCGAGGGCGAGCGTGAGGGCCGGTGGGTGCTGCTCGACTTCGTCGACGTCGTCGTACACGTCCAGCACAGCGAGGAGCGGACGTACTACTCGTTGGAGCGGCTCTGGAAGGACTGCCCGACCTTGCCGTTGCCCGCGGACGCGCTGCCGCCGGCCTCGTGA
- a CDS encoding histidine phosphatase family protein, protein MSALRRVVLLRHGRTDWNASGRFQGQLDSPLDAVGRAQAAAAAVAVAPMQPNAIVSSDLARALDTAAVVAAECGLPLEADPRLREIHLGSWQGLTRAEARERFPEEYASWQAGEDRRRGEGETYAEVGARAAECVTERLGRLGGDALIIAVTHGGTARATIGTLIGLPADSWWRLAPLSNCRWSLLADMGRGWRLEEHNAGSPPEEETGDDAR, encoded by the coding sequence GTGAGCGCGCTGCGCCGGGTGGTCCTGCTGCGGCACGGCCGGACCGACTGGAACGCATCGGGGCGGTTCCAGGGTCAGCTCGACTCGCCGTTGGATGCCGTCGGTCGGGCGCAGGCCGCGGCCGCGGCGGTTGCGGTCGCTCCGATGCAGCCGAACGCGATCGTGTCGTCGGACCTCGCGCGGGCGCTCGACACCGCGGCCGTGGTTGCCGCCGAGTGCGGCTTGCCGCTCGAAGCCGACCCGCGGCTGCGGGAGATCCACCTGGGTTCCTGGCAGGGGTTGACCCGGGCCGAGGCGCGGGAGCGCTTTCCGGAGGAGTACGCGAGCTGGCAGGCAGGCGAGGACCGGCGGCGTGGGGAAGGTGAGACCTACGCCGAGGTGGGCGCGCGTGCGGCCGAGTGCGTGACGGAGCGGCTCGGCCGGCTCGGCGGCGACGCGTTGATCATCGCGGTGACGCACGGCGGCACGGCACGCGCGACCATCGGCACGCTGATCGGGCTGCCGGCGGATTCGTGGTGGCGGCTCGCGCCGCTGTCGAACTGTCGCTGGTCGTTGCTTGCGGATATGGGCCGCGGCTGGCGGTTGGAGGAGCACAACGCCGGCAGCCCGCCCGAGGAGGAGACCGGCGACGACGCGCGCTGA